Proteins encoded by one window of Candidatus Neomarinimicrobiota bacterium:
- a CDS encoding ABC transporter ATP-binding protein, giving the protein MTLIDIENVKKIYDLGAEKIHALDGVSLKIEQGEYIAIMGPSGSGKSTIMNILGCLDTPTTGSYLFEEEQVNEMDDDQLAGIRNEKIGFVFQTFNLLPRISSLQNVELPLIYGGVSLESRRERAKEVLEQVGLGDRMNHKPNELSGGQRQRVAVARALANKPSIILADEPTGNLDSNTGEEILSLFNELHDAGNTIILVTHEEYIAENAHRIIRLHDGLIASDEAVQMHTMN; this is encoded by the coding sequence ATGACACTTATAGATATTGAAAACGTAAAAAAGATATATGATTTGGGCGCAGAAAAAATTCATGCCCTGGACGGAGTCAGTCTGAAAATAGAGCAGGGAGAATACATTGCTATCATGGGACCGTCAGGCTCAGGAAAATCTACAATAATGAATATCCTTGGGTGCCTCGATACTCCGACTACCGGATCATATCTGTTTGAAGAAGAACAGGTAAACGAAATGGATGATGATCAGCTGGCGGGAATTAGAAACGAGAAGATAGGATTCGTATTCCAGACGTTTAATCTACTGCCGAGAATCAGCAGCCTGCAAAACGTCGAATTACCTTTGATTTACGGCGGAGTGAGTTTGGAAAGTAGAAGAGAACGGGCAAAGGAAGTGCTTGAACAAGTCGGTTTGGGTGATAGAATGAATCACAAACCGAACGAACTTTCAGGTGGTCAGCGACAGCGCGTCGCAGTAGCCCGGGCATTGGCAAACAAGCCGTCAATAATACTTGCGGATGAGCCAACGGGTAATCTTGATTCTAATACCGGTGAAGAGATATTGTCGTTATTCAACGAACTTCATGACGCCGGCAACACAATAATCCTTGTTACACATGAGGAATATATCGCGGAAAACGCTCATCGTATCATCAGGCTTCACGACGGATTAATTGCCAGTGATGAAGCCGTTCAAATGCACACGATGAATTAG
- a CDS encoding ABC transporter permease — protein sequence MLTRQIKEIYEGVRIALSALRENKFRSTLTTLGIVIGIVAVTVMATAIEGLNRAFSTSISALGSDVLFVDKMPWFTNKDFFKYNNRKDIKISDAESIFKYASHVSAVAPVVSAHKTVKHREKSLGRVMVIGTTTSYSETANLYPEYGRFLSDIDVKHSRHVAVIGSEIAANLYENEDPIGSKIRIEGRPYSVIGILEKKGNLLGMMDLDSRVIIPLATFSNSFGTRRRVSIHVKVNDQVYMEETKDELIGIMRRVRRVPPGAEDDFSINQQSVFTDMYDNMTGAIYGAGIVITALSLLVGGIGVMNIMLVSVTERTREIGIRKALGARRRSILFQFLIESSAICLLGGIIALVIGFGISVVIDKYLLPTAMPLSWALLALVISALIGIGFGMFPASKASKLDPIDALRYE from the coding sequence ATGCTTACTCGACAGATTAAAGAGATATATGAAGGAGTGAGAATAGCGCTTTCAGCTCTTCGTGAAAACAAATTCCGCTCAACACTGACCACACTCGGTATAGTAATCGGCATTGTGGCTGTAACGGTTATGGCTACTGCTATAGAAGGATTGAACAGAGCGTTCTCCACAAGTATATCTGCTCTCGGTTCAGATGTTCTCTTCGTTGATAAAATGCCCTGGTTCACTAATAAGGATTTCTTCAAGTATAATAACCGGAAGGACATTAAAATATCGGATGCGGAAAGCATTTTTAAATATGCCAGCCATGTGAGCGCTGTCGCCCCTGTAGTAAGCGCACACAAAACAGTAAAACATCGAGAAAAAAGTCTTGGACGGGTTATGGTAATCGGAACCACAACTTCATATAGTGAAACGGCAAATCTTTATCCGGAATATGGAAGATTCTTATCAGATATAGACGTAAAGCACTCGAGACACGTAGCTGTAATAGGCAGTGAGATCGCAGCTAATCTCTATGAAAATGAAGATCCGATCGGCAGTAAAATACGGATCGAAGGTCGCCCTTATAGTGTAATCGGAATCCTCGAAAAGAAGGGAAATTTACTCGGAATGATGGATCTTGATTCCAGAGTGATAATACCTCTGGCAACATTTAGCAATTCGTTCGGTACGCGACGACGAGTTTCCATTCATGTTAAAGTAAATGACCAGGTATATATGGAAGAAACAAAGGATGAGCTGATTGGAATTATGCGGCGCGTGAGGAGAGTTCCTCCGGGCGCCGAAGACGACTTCAGCATAAATCAACAAAGCGTTTTTACCGATATGTATGATAATATGACCGGTGCAATTTATGGAGCCGGTATCGTAATAACAGCGCTGTCGTTGTTAGTTGGAGGAATCGGCGTGATGAATATTATGCTGGTTTCGGTTACAGAGAGGACAAGAGAAATTGGCATACGAAAGGCGCTTGGCGCCCGGAGAAGAAGTATACTATTTCAATTTCTCATTGAATCTTCAGCAATCTGTTTATTGGGCGGGATTATCGCTCTTGTAATAGGCTTCGGAATTAGCGTGGTAATAGACAAGTATTTGCTGCCAACGGCTATGCCGTTATCATGGGCCTTGTTAGCGCTCGTCATTTCAGCTTTAATAGGAATTGGATTTGGAATGTTTCCTGCGTCAAAAGCCTCAAAATTAGATCCTATAGATGCGCTGAGGTATGAATAA
- the gatC gene encoding Asp-tRNA(Asn)/Glu-tRNA(Gln) amidotransferase subunit GatC: protein MSISKEDVDKIARLAKLDLSEDERNKFAKQLGDIISYVEKLNEVDVSDVEPLAHVNDIMNVSREDKSRPSLDKKQVFKNSPKHDNEYFLVPKVLKT from the coding sequence TTGAGTATTTCAAAAGAAGATGTAGATAAAATTGCCCGGCTTGCTAAGCTCGATCTTTCCGAGGATGAGCGAAATAAATTCGCAAAGCAGCTCGGCGACATTATATCATACGTAGAAAAACTCAATGAAGTTGACGTATCCGACGTGGAGCCTCTGGCTCATGTAAATGATATTATGAATGTCTCACGGGAAGATAAATCCCGACCCTCTTTGGATAAAAAGCAAGTATTCAAGAATTCTCCTAAGCATGATAACGAATATTTTCTCGTCCCGAAGGTACTGAAAACATAA
- a CDS encoding TolC family protein, with translation MNIHKNLLVAGLIFFVPAVSNGQRDRLLTLDESITIALRKNYSIKSAEYTLQQRDAQVLGAYSAILPSVNISSGKSRFLQGATSNIGTVQGIDSEGNPTIISRVFTSPYFQQDNHSFGLSINQNIYDGGKWWNNIAQAKSFQTSGFHALEGAKNDAVFQITRRYLELSKATALQYALFDALMLSQEQLERTNSLYELGSVARTDLFKAKVQLGTDKSNLLTQQNVVAAAKSSLNLVMGRNPLTPIRLEEKEYAKVEYPSREKAIDIAKKNNPRLKQFEAAVRGAQHGTKVAKAAFFPKLSASIQYSRNNQDLGSVFSPSNISNNWQSNLGVSLNLNIFNGFADKANLEQSQAIYNSSKEDLENSNRELIARIDDAITKLETYEELENIFEENQQSATEDLRLATERYGLGSATLLEVQDAQVALLRANTSVIRNKYDSQIAHAQLMNTMGQIR, from the coding sequence GCTGCGTAAAAATTATTCGATTAAGAGCGCGGAATACACACTTCAGCAGCGTGACGCTCAAGTATTAGGCGCATATTCAGCGATTCTTCCGAGCGTGAACATCAGCTCGGGAAAATCACGGTTTCTTCAGGGAGCAACAAGCAATATCGGAACTGTGCAGGGAATAGACTCCGAAGGAAATCCGACGATTATTTCCAGAGTATTTACATCTCCGTATTTTCAACAGGATAATCATTCGTTTGGATTGAGCATAAATCAAAACATTTATGACGGCGGCAAGTGGTGGAACAATATAGCACAGGCGAAGTCGTTTCAAACCTCGGGATTTCATGCTCTCGAAGGCGCCAAGAATGATGCTGTCTTTCAGATCACTCGACGCTATTTAGAGCTTTCAAAAGCAACTGCGCTGCAATACGCATTGTTTGATGCCCTGATGTTAAGTCAGGAACAGCTCGAAAGGACAAATAGCCTTTATGAACTAGGTTCCGTTGCCAGAACAGACCTGTTCAAAGCAAAGGTTCAGTTGGGTACCGATAAATCGAATCTGCTTACCCAGCAGAATGTAGTTGCCGCGGCAAAATCGAGCCTGAATTTGGTAATGGGAAGAAATCCGCTGACACCAATTAGATTAGAAGAGAAAGAATATGCAAAAGTTGAATATCCAAGCAGAGAAAAAGCGATTGATATTGCAAAGAAAAATAATCCAAGACTAAAACAGTTTGAAGCTGCGGTAAGGGGAGCGCAGCATGGTACGAAAGTCGCGAAAGCCGCATTTTTCCCGAAATTAAGCGCGAGCATTCAGTATTCGAGAAATAATCAGGACCTCGGAAGTGTATTCTCTCCGTCAAATATATCAAACAATTGGCAATCAAATCTTGGTGTATCGCTGAATTTGAATATATTCAACGGCTTTGCTGACAAAGCCAATCTCGAGCAATCACAGGCGATTTATAATTCCTCTAAAGAGGATTTGGAAAATAGTAATAGAGAACTCATCGCCAGGATTGATGACGCCATCACCAAGCTTGAAACCTATGAAGAATTGGAAAATATATTCGAGGAGAATCAGCAATCAGCAACAGAAGACCTTCGATTGGCGACTGAACGATATGGTCTCGGGTCGGCCACTCTGTTAGAGGTTCAGGACGCTCAGGTCGCGCTCTTGAGAGCGAACACATCAGTAATCAGAAATAAATATGACAGTCAGATAGCTCATGCGCAGCTAATGAATACGATGGGGCAAATTCGATAA
- a CDS encoding ABC transporter permease: MGYFNSFIIAVESLTKQKMRSALTLIGMIIGVASIIGIMTTMEAIQTYMEKSLSILGSTVFQVQKTPFMNVGPSERHKYRNRKNIKVEHADAIRDRAKKVANVGAEDWAFGKAIGYKKKTTEPVYLVSGATPEWSPNNGYFVEDGRFLTQTDVDYSRFVMVIGLEAVEALFPFKYPIGETVKFEGRNFEVVGVIEEQGNEMGRSRNNMLVIPLPVFQKIYGKEGSINITISAKSSELLNGAIDEIITIMRAVRKVAPGEENDFEVFNSESLISFFNDISRNLKIGSVLISFISLAVAGIGIMNIMMVSVTERTREIGIRKAIGARKKHILTQFLVEAVLLSLTGGLIGVIFGVVLGNVAASFMNLSVAIPWFWVVIGLLFCSFVGIVSGFWPALKASRLDPIESLRYE, from the coding sequence ATGGGATACTTTAACAGCTTTATAATTGCGGTAGAGAGTCTCACAAAACAAAAAATGCGCTCGGCTCTGACTCTGATAGGTATGATAATCGGTGTTGCTTCAATTATCGGTATTATGACAACGATGGAAGCTATTCAAACATATATGGAAAAAAGCTTATCCATTCTCGGCTCTACGGTATTTCAAGTGCAGAAAACGCCGTTTATGAATGTAGGGCCGAGCGAGAGACATAAATATCGGAACAGAAAAAACATAAAAGTAGAACACGCTGACGCTATAAGAGACAGAGCGAAAAAAGTCGCTAACGTCGGCGCAGAAGATTGGGCTTTCGGTAAGGCTATCGGTTATAAGAAGAAAACCACCGAGCCTGTATACCTCGTGTCCGGCGCTACGCCGGAGTGGTCGCCAAATAACGGTTATTTCGTTGAGGACGGGAGATTTTTAACACAAACAGATGTGGATTATTCACGGTTTGTAATGGTCATCGGATTAGAGGCTGTGGAAGCGTTGTTTCCATTCAAATATCCTATCGGCGAAACAGTGAAGTTTGAAGGCAGGAACTTTGAGGTGGTAGGGGTTATCGAAGAGCAGGGCAATGAAATGGGACGATCAAGAAACAATATGTTGGTGATTCCGCTCCCTGTATTTCAGAAAATTTATGGAAAAGAAGGATCGATAAATATTACTATATCCGCAAAATCGTCCGAGCTATTGAACGGAGCTATTGACGAGATAATTACAATTATGCGAGCGGTACGTAAAGTTGCTCCCGGTGAAGAAAACGATTTTGAAGTTTTCAACAGTGAAAGTTTGATAAGTTTTTTTAATGATATATCACGCAATTTGAAAATTGGCTCAGTTTTAATCAGTTTCATTTCTTTAGCGGTTGCCGGAATTGGGATTATGAATATTATGATGGTATCCGTTACGGAGAGGACGAGAGAGATAGGCATAAGAAAAGCTATCGGTGCGAGAAAAAAACATATCCTTACACAATTCCTCGTCGAGGCCGTATTACTTAGCCTTACAGGCGGGTTAATAGGAGTAATTTTCGGTGTTGTGCTTGGGAATGTAGCCGCAAGTTTTATGAACCTTAGCGTTGCTATTCCTTGGTTCTGGGTTGTAATAGGGTTACTTTTCTGCTCATTCGTGGGCATCGTATCCGGATTCTGGCCTGCTTTGAAGGCATCAAGACTTGATCCAATCGAATCTCTGCGATACGAATAA
- a CDS encoding efflux RND transporter periplasmic adaptor subunit codes for MTKRKKLIIAGGTLIVIGGLVAAKIMGGSDDVVTVQVEEVTNENIVEIVSASGRVQPVISVNIAANVSGKILSMTAEEGDEVKAGQVIVYLDSARYVASVDQRKAALRSAKAQEALERANLKVTNSATKRQHELYKKGLISESDLEGADGNYEVAIARLNSAHESVSQAKALLDQAKDDLSKTMLYTSLSGTVVKINKEVGEIALGSQFQEDIIMTIADLTDMEVLVEVDENDVVLLEIGDTTAIEIDAFGDEIFSGLVEEVANSAVTRGLGTQEQVTNFEVTIRMLEFPEMLRPGMSASVEVITNVSENATAVPIQSVTVREPKKIVRVEGGEGIAIASNGFEKEKHNGTDDYVEVVFVVEDGIAVMRKVKTGITGESKIEILEGVEPGEKIVSGSYRVLSKTLQDGDYVRVEDENEGKAEGLSH; via the coding sequence GTGACTAAAAGGAAAAAATTAATAATTGCAGGCGGAACGTTAATAGTTATCGGCGGTTTGGTCGCGGCAAAAATTATGGGCGGTTCGGACGATGTAGTAACTGTCCAGGTGGAAGAAGTTACAAATGAAAATATTGTTGAAATAGTCTCTGCTTCAGGAAGGGTGCAGCCTGTAATTTCAGTGAATATTGCAGCCAACGTCAGCGGAAAAATATTAAGTATGACCGCCGAAGAAGGCGATGAAGTTAAAGCAGGTCAAGTGATCGTATATTTAGACAGCGCAAGATATGTAGCTTCCGTTGATCAACGTAAGGCAGCTCTGCGGTCGGCAAAAGCGCAGGAAGCTCTTGAAAGAGCAAATCTGAAAGTGACTAATAGCGCCACCAAAAGGCAGCATGAACTTTATAAAAAAGGACTAATCTCGGAATCAGATTTGGAGGGCGCTGACGGAAATTACGAAGTCGCAATAGCGCGACTGAACAGCGCACACGAATCTGTCTCTCAGGCTAAAGCCCTTCTTGATCAGGCGAAGGACGATCTCAGTAAAACAATGCTTTACACTTCTTTGAGCGGTACGGTTGTTAAAATAAACAAAGAAGTGGGTGAAATCGCTTTAGGTTCCCAATTTCAGGAAGATATAATAATGACCATCGCAGACCTTACTGATATGGAAGTCTTGGTCGAGGTAGATGAAAACGATGTGGTATTGCTCGAAATCGGCGATACAACAGCTATTGAGATAGATGCATTCGGCGATGAAATATTCAGCGGTTTAGTTGAGGAAGTAGCTAATTCGGCGGTCACTCGAGGACTCGGAACGCAGGAGCAAGTAACGAATTTCGAAGTCACGATAAGGATGCTTGAATTTCCTGAGATGCTGAGACCCGGAATGTCCGCTTCAGTGGAAGTAATTACCAATGTCTCGGAAAACGCCACGGCAGTGCCGATACAATCGGTTACCGTTCGCGAGCCTAAAAAAATTGTGCGAGTTGAGGGTGGAGAAGGTATCGCCATAGCCTCGAACGGATTCGAAAAAGAAAAACATAATGGAACCGACGATTATGTTGAAGTGGTATTCGTAGTGGAAGACGGCATAGCTGTTATGCGAAAAGTGAAAACAGGCATTACCGGTGAATCCAAGATAGAAATACTTGAGGGGGTTGAACCCGGTGAAAAGATTGTTTCAGGTTCTTATAGAGTATTGAGTAAAACACTTCAGGATGGCGATTATGTTAGGGTCGAAGATGAGAATGAGGGGAAAGCGGAAGGGCTGAGCCACTAA